The following are encoded together in the Phaseolus vulgaris cultivar G19833 chromosome 9, P. vulgaris v2.0, whole genome shotgun sequence genome:
- the LOC137822363 gene encoding filament-like plant protein 1 translates to MAENLPSIITKALKSSNKKLHDEILTLQEENRLIRIEAEKLSCNLMMAEIDHSRVEDAMSAELRVARKEASDLRQKLHLLAQEKIELESKLVPYRLKVANLEASMKADTAKVENLEKRSADREVLLGKVEKERDDTVDELAKAREESKKIAAELAQARDEGKKVAEDLAQARGELKS, encoded by the coding sequence atggcagagaacCTCCCCTCAATCATAACAAAGGCTTTGAAGAGCTCAAACAAAAAGCTTCATGATGAGATCTTAACACTCCaggaggagaatcgcctgataaggatcGAGGCAGAAAAGCTGTCTTGCAATCTGATGATGGCGGAGATCGAtcactcaagggtggaggacgccatgagtgcCGAGTTGAGGGttgcgcgcaaggaggcctccgatctgcgccagaaactgcacctcctagctcaagagaaaatcgagctggagagcaagctggttccctacaggctcaaggtggccaacttggaggcatcaatGAAAGCGGATacagccaaggtagagaaccttgaaaagaggtcggctgatcgggaggttctccttggaaaggtcgagaaggagagggacgacaccgTGGATGAGCTCGCCAAGGCCCGAGAGGAAAGCAAGAAAATTGCTGCAGAGCTAGCACAGGCACGGGACGAaggcaagaaggttgctgaagaccttgctcAGGCTCGTGGTGAATTGAAGAGCTGA